GCCAATGTAGGAGCTACTGCCTTATCATGAGTTCTTCTCTTAAGTGTACGTGTCTTTGACTGTCTTCTTTTAGGATGTGCCATAATTTTTAAATGTTTAAATTTTAATTTTTACTTTTTCAATTTTAAGAGTGCTGCCCAGCGCGGATCTACAATTTCCTCTTCTTCCTCGCCGCTTCGGGCGGCAGAATGCTCTTGAAGCTTTTCAATCATAGCAGGATTGCATTTTCCAGGTGCATGCACATGCTTGATAGGAATGTTGAGGGCTATAAATTCATAGATGAACCACGCGACATCGAGTATTCCTTCGTTCTCGGCCACAATCACGAGGTCATCTTCTTCTGAGTAGTCTTCTCCAAATCTTACGACTAATCGGTCATCAGTCTCAATAGATTGCTCCATATCGTCCAGACAGATATCGCAAGGTATGTGTACAATGCCTTCAGTATGAAAATTAAGTTCGAAGAAATCATCTGTACGACTGATTGACAGACTACTTAACAATTCTCCGCTCTGAACATCAGGGGCATCAATTGCCTTAAAATATGCATCATCAAGTTTAAACTCAAGGGTAGAAACTCCCTGAGGTAACGCTTTCAGATCAATTTTAAAAGACTCTATATTACACATATTACAATACTAGTATATTGTTTCGGGGTGCAAAGTTACAAATTATTTTTGAGATAAAATAATTTTTAGTGAAAAAAACTCTAAAATATAGCATATTAAGCAGTTATTTCAATATATTTATAGAAATCAACCGATTAAATTCGCTTATCGAAGAGGTAATTCTATCCTGAAAGTAGTGCCTTTTCCTACTTCGGAACTTTTCACCCATATCTTACCGTTATGGTATTCTTCTACTATGCGCTTAGCTAAAGATAATCCAAGTCCCCAGCCCCTTTCTTTTGTGGTAAAGCCAGGTCTGAACACATTATTGAGATCTTTACGTTTGATACCCTTTCCTGTGTCACTCACTTCAATCACTGCGCATTTATCAGTTTCTTCCACACGAAGCGTAATCCTGCCCACTTTTCCCCCCATGGCATCAACCGCATTTTTAGACAGATTCTCAATTACCCATTCGAAAAGAGAAGCATTGATCTTGACAATAATATCATGCTGAGGAAACACTTTTATCATCTGTATGGATTTAGAAGTACGGCGATCCATATAATCTATGACATGATCGAGTACCTCATTCAAGCTGGAAGGAACCGGTTCTGGAAGAGAACCGATCTTAGAGAAACGGTCTGCTATCAATTGAAGCCGCTTCACATCCTTATTCATCTCAGGAATTAAGTCATCATCTGGATAAGTTTCTTTCAAGATTTCTATCCAAGCCATCAGACTGGAAATCGGAGTTCCCAATTGATGAGCAGTTTCCTTTGACAAACCTACCCAAACTTTATTCTGTTCAGCTTTTTTAGAGGAAAGAAGAGCGAAGATGGCCACGACAACAAAGATGAGAACAATACCCAACTGCACCAATGGATAAGCTGCCAGCCTTTTCAACATAAGAGATTCATCATAACAAACCTGAATATATTCATTATTTTTTTTGTTGAGCATAATTTTGATGTGTCTCCCCTTACGAAGAAAAGTTTTACCCAATAGAGCCGCATTTTTCAAACTGTCATTAAAATCAGCGCCACTGAGAGTAACATTACGGAAAACCTGTGCTTTTCCTTGTGAATCGAGAACGACAACAGGTATTGTATTATTTTCATTAATAACCTTCAGTACAAGATTAAGATCTGTATTTTCATCTGCATTATTAAGTGTCCTCATAGCCTCTGCCCAAACTGCCATACGATTCTTTTCCTCATTCTCCAAATCAGCTACCAGAAAATGAGAAATCGCAAGAGATGCTGCAGCAATAACGATAGCTGCAGAAACCAATAAAATCTTAACTTGTCTTATTCTATCTGTCCAAATCATTTATATACTTATTGAAACTTAAATAGATAACGAAAGAAAAAGTTTTTTATTATGAAGGAAAAGAAGAAAAAAGAGTGAGCCAAAGAAGATCTGTGGAAATCCGTGAAATCTGTGGGACTAAAAATAATCAATGAGAAAAAATCTGCGTCATCTGCGAAATCTGCGTGACAAACTAATATTCAGCGAGAAGAAAAAAACAGCGGAGAAGAAAAAGATCCGCGGGAAGAAAAAACAAAAAAGCCTCAGAAATCTTTCGAAATCTGAGGCTCTTCACTGAAAGGAGGCGGCGACCTACTCTCCCGCATTGCATTGCAGTACCATCGGCGCAAGTGGGCTTAACTTCTCTGTTCGGAATGGGAAGAGGTGGAACCCCACCGCAATAACCACCTGATAATGGGGTATGACGTATTTGCACACAAGCAAAACAAGATAATGAACTGAAAATACAGTTGAAACTATGAACTTTCCTAAAGAAAGTGTTCGGGCAATTAGTAATGCTCGGCTTTGACATCGCTGTCTTTACACCTGCATCCTATCAACGTCATCGTCTTTGACGACCCTCTATGGAGTTCTCATCTTGCGGCTGGCTTCGCACTTAGATGCTTTCAGCGCTTATCCAATCCAGACTCAGATACCCAGCGGTGCGCCTGGCGGCACAACTGGTAAACCGGAGGTCTGTCCATCACGGTCCTCTCGTACTAGTGACGGCACCACGCAAAACTCCCACGCCCACGATAGATAGAGACCGAACTGTCTCACGACGTTCTGAACCCAGCTCGCGTGCCACTTTAATGGGCGAACAGCCCAACCCTTGGGACCTTCTCCAGCCCCAGGATGTGACGAGCCGACATCGAGGTGCCAAACCACCCCGTCGATATGAGCTCTTGGGGGGGATCAGCCTGTTATCCCCGGAGTACCTTTTATCCTTTGAGCGACGGAGTTTCCATACACATCCGCCGGATCACTATGCCCCAGTTTCCTGCCTGCTCGGCATGTCTGCCTCCCAGTCAAGCGCCCTTATGCCATTGCACTCTTTGAGGTCGGTTACCAATCGACCCGAGGGCACCTTTGGAAGCCTCCGTTACGCTTTTGGAGGCGACCACCCCAGTCAAACTACCCACCAAGCAGTGTCCTCGCACTAGCGAGTTAGACCTCAGACAGCCAAAGGGCCGTATTTCAAGGATGGCTCCACGAAAGCTGGCGCTCCCGCTTCAAAGCCTCCGGCCTATCCTACACATCGGATGACCAAGGTCAATGCTAAGCTGTAGTAAAGGTTCACGGGGTCTTTTCGTCCCATCGCGGGTAATCGGCATCTTCACCGATACTACAATTTCACTGAGCTCATGGTTGAGACAGCGTCCGGATCATTACACCATTCGTGCAGGTCGGAACTTACCCGACAAGGAATTTCGCTACCTTAGGACCGTTATAGTTACGGCCGCCGTTTACCGGGGCTTCAATTCAATGCTTCCTATTGCTAGTGACATCTCCTCTTAACCTTCCGGCACCGGGCAGGTGTCAGGCTGTATACCTCATCTTTCGAGTTTGCACAGCCCTGTGTTTTTGTTAAACAGTTGCCTGGACCTATTCTCTGCGCCTCGCTCATCACGAGGACCCTTTATCCCGAAGTTACAGGGTCAATTTGCCTAGTTCCTTAACCATGAATCTCTCAACGCCTTAGTATGTTCTACCCGACCACGTGTGTCCGTTTGCGGTACGGGTGCCGCATGGGTTAAGCTTAGCGGATTTTCTCGGGAGTATGATTACCCACGCTATCAGATTCCTCCGAAGAGGACTCCGTACTGTCAAGTTCAGCTCAGATGGTGGATTTGCCTGCCATCCTCAACACCTACACTCTTCAACGGGGACTTCCGTCGCCCCGCGGTGGTTTCACTGCTCCGTCTCCACGTCGCCCCATGCGGCAGTGACGGAATATTAACCGTCTCTGCCATCGCCATCGCCGTTCGGCTTAGACTTAGGACCCGACTGACCCCGGGCTGATTGGCATTGCCCGGGAAACCTTGGTCTTACAGCGGGAGGGAATCTTACCCTCCTTATCGTTACTTATTCCTACATTTGCTTTACTCACCGCTCCAGGATAACTTACGTACACCATTCCACGCTGTGAGTATGCTCCCCTACCGATACTTTCTTAAATGCTATCCCGCGCCTTCGGTGTCTGCCTTATACCCGATTATTA
This is a stretch of genomic DNA from Segatella hominis. It encodes these proteins:
- a CDS encoding YceD family protein: MCNIESFKIDLKALPQGVSTLEFKLDDAYFKAIDAPDVQSGELLSSLSISRTDDFFELNFHTEGIVHIPCDICLDDMEQSIETDDRLVVRFGEDYSEEDDLVIVAENEGILDVAWFIYEFIALNIPIKHVHAPGKCNPAMIEKLQEHSAARSGEEEEEIVDPRWAALLKLKK
- a CDS encoding sensor histidine kinase; protein product: MIWTDRIRQVKILLVSAAIVIAAASLAISHFLVADLENEEKNRMAVWAEAMRTLNNADENTDLNLVLKVINENNTIPVVVLDSQGKAQVFRNVTLSGADFNDSLKNAALLGKTFLRKGRHIKIMLNKKNNEYIQVCYDESLMLKRLAAYPLVQLGIVLIFVVVAIFALLSSKKAEQNKVWVGLSKETAHQLGTPISSLMAWIEILKETYPDDDLIPEMNKDVKRLQLIADRFSKIGSLPEPVPSSLNEVLDHVIDYMDRRTSKSIQMIKVFPQHDIIVKINASLFEWVIENLSKNAVDAMGGKVGRITLRVEETDKCAVIEVSDTGKGIKRKDLNNVFRPGFTTKERGWGLGLSLAKRIVEEYHNGKIWVKSSEVGKGTTFRIELPLR